A region of Polyangiaceae bacterium DNA encodes the following proteins:
- a CDS encoding patatin-like phospholipase family protein, which translates to MFARPSILDAMGRPAYLLDEHLEFDHEHDNPSGRPSIGGRDASAEFALHPLLDSSTVKRLHSLLRRDDEPSDIFDLNTEHVDSCVHVIVEGRVRLVAIPHNGPPFEIGQCGPGQWLGIPNALRAFDEKNTATRWSSPAGMHILAEPLGKVRTRWMLVSELIEALSDYATLRCYVRQIVANRFARRHELLEGVQRNPILRRLPPAYQEYLLQIGAFRRDTRMTPKFRYLAAGTSPKCVALLLAGESTVYLPGESAQFVGKFNRFDLLGLDAILTRGEVGHDSSTDMVAIPRTTDIYLGRNSIAFEFQWDALCTVLEQCVSTPLRLIQRHKTIRKGYPMPEIVCIQAEKAELGTSTLTQGAATALANMIDGKVCIVDLGGLDRFRGYYELRGFQMVTQEIPRRAAASGAQARVHNANVVQYGTLLPTELSERFFSWSTKVETVWPMNPHSASDAELLVELMTTRDDLRYIIVCVGHCDQDSASVARELAKRLYSRSTTVFHVTDDATFANPCGNVLPRRLVWIERMTPEYIARKQLGSHERISDALSGDAAPSLISSLFRASTHKPPQLPPKPVYDDHAALRQVVRVPDDADGVRLHDERGPCALVGSHAPNVALARAFARIARVITRRTIGLALGGGGAWAYSHVALIQNLEEQGVPIDYIAGSSFGATVGGLYAAGGLRALERLIEDNSLDADSPTSALVAPLASPLTRTTLLAPISTAAIEWFVNSLLRNMGLNGGQPIHLATTEIPFYPIGSNLTTQREFTEQDTTVGRGVRMSSTMPPVAPALRKDGHVIVDGAFVAIVPTRHLRNIGADFIIASLAIPPVPAGTERPSILKRFTSVWMGRFFDALWANQLLTWRAGTDQASLHADYVVDMRPHGANVFDMWKGRAIVEQIRRDYFSGPRATAILNAWNAHCRGNDAKRPDNRNARHERWKASSPVQQE; encoded by the coding sequence GTGTTTGCAAGACCGTCAATTTTGGATGCGATGGGGCGGCCTGCGTATTTGCTCGACGAGCATCTCGAGTTCGATCACGAACATGACAACCCATCAGGACGACCGAGTATCGGTGGGCGGGATGCGAGTGCTGAATTTGCGCTGCATCCATTGCTCGATTCGTCGACGGTCAAACGGTTGCATTCACTGCTCCGACGCGACGACGAACCGTCCGATATTTTCGACCTGAATACGGAGCATGTCGATTCCTGTGTGCACGTCATCGTCGAAGGGCGTGTGCGCCTCGTTGCCATTCCCCACAATGGGCCGCCTTTCGAGATTGGCCAATGTGGCCCAGGTCAATGGCTTGGAATCCCCAATGCCTTGCGAGCATTTGACGAAAAAAACACTGCCACACGCTGGTCGAGTCCCGCAGGGATGCACATCTTGGCGGAACCATTGGGAAAAGTCCGTACGCGCTGGATGCTCGTGTCCGAGCTGATCGAAGCCTTGTCGGATTACGCAACGCTCAGATGTTATGTACGACAAATTGTTGCCAATCGTTTCGCTCGGCGTCACGAGCTCTTGGAAGGCGTTCAACGTAACCCGATTTTGCGGCGCTTGCCCCCCGCATATCAGGAATATTTATTGCAGATTGGAGCATTCCGACGTGACACTCGGATGACGCCGAAGTTTCGATACCTTGCGGCCGGCACGTCACCGAAATGCGTTGCGTTGCTGCTTGCGGGAGAGAGCACTGTATATTTGCCCGGCGAATCGGCACAATTCGTCGGCAAATTCAATCGCTTTGATCTGCTCGGGTTGGACGCCATCCTAACGCGAGGCGAGGTCGGGCATGACAGCTCGACCGACATGGTCGCAATACCCCGCACCACGGACATCTATCTCGGGCGAAATAGCATTGCATTCGAATTTCAGTGGGACGCGTTATGCACCGTGCTCGAGCAATGCGTATCGACCCCTCTGCGTTTGATTCAGCGGCACAAGACAATTCGAAAAGGTTATCCAATGCCTGAGATTGTTTGTATTCAGGCAGAAAAAGCCGAGTTGGGTACATCGACATTGACCCAGGGCGCCGCGACCGCATTGGCCAACATGATCGACGGCAAGGTATGCATCGTCGACCTTGGCGGACTCGACAGGTTTCGAGGTTACTACGAATTGCGCGGCTTTCAGATGGTGACGCAGGAAATTCCACGACGCGCTGCAGCTTCCGGTGCGCAAGCTCGAGTCCACAACGCCAACGTGGTCCAATACGGTACGTTGCTTCCCACTGAGCTTAGCGAAAGGTTTTTCTCTTGGTCGACGAAGGTAGAAACCGTTTGGCCGATGAATCCCCATTCCGCAAGTGACGCGGAATTGCTCGTCGAGCTCATGACTACGCGCGATGATTTGCGCTACATCATCGTGTGCGTCGGACATTGCGATCAGGACTCTGCGTCCGTGGCCAGAGAATTGGCAAAACGGCTGTATTCGCGGAGCACGACCGTTTTTCATGTTACGGATGATGCCACTTTCGCAAATCCATGCGGCAACGTATTGCCAAGACGACTGGTTTGGATTGAGCGAATGACACCCGAATACATCGCTCGCAAGCAACTCGGATCGCACGAACGCATCAGCGACGCATTGAGTGGTGATGCTGCACCGTCGCTCATCAGCTCTCTTTTTCGGGCATCCACGCACAAGCCTCCGCAATTACCTCCCAAACCCGTGTACGACGATCATGCAGCCTTGCGACAAGTCGTACGCGTTCCCGACGACGCGGATGGCGTGAGGCTCCATGATGAACGTGGACCTTGCGCGCTCGTCGGCTCACATGCCCCCAATGTGGCGCTTGCAAGGGCATTTGCGAGAATTGCGCGCGTAATAACACGGCGAACCATTGGGCTCGCACTCGGAGGCGGAGGAGCGTGGGCGTATTCTCATGTCGCGCTCATTCAGAATCTTGAAGAACAGGGAGTCCCTATCGATTATATAGCAGGATCTTCATTTGGAGCGACGGTAGGAGGGCTCTACGCAGCAGGAGGGCTGCGTGCGCTCGAACGACTCATTGAAGACAATTCGCTCGATGCGGATAGCCCGACTTCGGCACTCGTCGCACCGCTGGCTAGCCCGCTGACGCGCACGACACTGCTTGCGCCAATTTCCACCGCTGCAATCGAATGGTTCGTCAATTCTCTCCTTCGAAACATGGGCTTAAATGGTGGCCAGCCCATTCATCTCGCCACGACGGAAATACCTTTTTATCCCATTGGAAGCAATCTCACGACGCAACGCGAATTCACTGAGCAGGACACGACCGTGGGCCGTGGCGTCCGGATGAGTAGTACCATGCCACCGGTCGCGCCAGCTTTGCGGAAAGATGGGCACGTGATTGTTGACGGTGCATTCGTGGCGATTGTACCAACTCGGCATTTACGCAACATCGGTGCAGATTTTATCATCGCGTCGCTCGCGATTCCTCCGGTGCCAGCCGGAACCGAACGGCCTAGCATCCTCAAACGTTTTACTAGCGTTTGGATGGGACGATTTTTCGATGCGCTCTGGGCCAATCAGCTCCTGACATGGAGAGCGGGGACCGATCAGGCAAGCCTACACGCCGACTACGTCGTAGACATGCGACCCCACGGAGCCAACGTATTCGATATGTGGAAAGGTCGAGCAATAGTCGAGCAGATACGCCGCGACTACTTTTCTGGCCCGCGGGCGACAGCCATCCTGAATGCTTGGAATGCGCACTGTCGAGGCAATGACGCGAAACGGCCTGACAATCGCAACGCCCGCCATGAACGATGGAAGGCGAGCTCCCCGGTTCAACAGGAGTGA
- a CDS encoding (2Fe-2S)-binding protein, protein MKTLVCRCEDVTLHELEAAMDRGYRDIESVKRYTGFGTGFCQGKWCLALCARLVRERGGDVDKPITPRPPYHPVELSVLAGLDELDLCGGGPHDDGQHGKR, encoded by the coding sequence ATGAAAACCCTCGTCTGTCGGTGCGAAGACGTCACGCTTCACGAGCTCGAGGCAGCCATGGATCGTGGCTACCGCGACATCGAATCCGTCAAGCGTTACACCGGCTTCGGCACCGGATTCTGCCAAGGCAAGTGGTGTCTCGCCCTCTGCGCACGCCTCGTGCGCGAACGCGGAGGCGACGTGGACAAACCCATCACGCCGCGTCCTCCGTACCATCCCGTCGAGCTCTCCGTGCTCGCAGGCCTCGACGAGCTCGACCTCTGCGGCGGCGGACCGCATGACGACGGTCAGCACGGCAAACGCTGA
- a CDS encoding radical SAM protein, translating into MALLDVVLGYDCNLACTYCTITQEMRLRALPTERVAREIDRAASRGFREVAFTGGEPTIRNDLPTLVKYAKKRGFVDVKVASNGLRYAHMPYLEMLANAGVNQFHVSMHAFTDDAYEATVQRMETAALRRQAIANLVERNLNPVADLILKEDTYRDVRAWVLALAEQGVKQFRLWLVSLTDGNAKNTHQLPRLPLVAEKVREALDVARTSGLDVRSLHIPRCFLSGYEEHVHHPGADLVTVVTPDDVFDLKDSRLSGGVKPSGCSGCKFYDVCPGLRADYIALHGGDEPRAVRVA; encoded by the coding sequence ATGGCGCTGCTCGACGTGGTGCTCGGTTACGACTGCAACTTGGCGTGTACGTACTGCACGATCACGCAGGAGATGCGACTGCGAGCGCTGCCGACGGAGCGCGTGGCGCGAGAGATCGATCGGGCTGCGTCACGAGGCTTTCGCGAGGTTGCGTTCACGGGAGGTGAACCGACGATCCGAAACGATCTGCCGACGCTCGTGAAGTACGCGAAAAAGCGCGGTTTCGTCGATGTGAAGGTGGCGTCGAACGGACTGCGTTACGCGCACATGCCGTACCTCGAGATGCTGGCCAATGCGGGCGTGAATCAGTTTCACGTGTCGATGCATGCGTTCACGGACGACGCGTACGAAGCGACGGTGCAACGCATGGAAACAGCGGCGCTCAGGAGGCAAGCGATCGCGAATTTGGTCGAGCGAAACCTGAATCCTGTCGCAGACTTGATCCTGAAAGAGGACACGTACCGCGACGTGCGTGCGTGGGTGCTCGCGCTGGCCGAACAAGGCGTGAAGCAGTTTCGTTTGTGGCTCGTGTCGCTCACGGACGGCAACGCGAAAAATACGCATCAACTGCCGCGTTTGCCGCTCGTCGCGGAGAAGGTTCGCGAAGCGCTCGACGTTGCGCGAACCAGCGGTCTCGATGTGCGATCGCTCCACATCCCGCGATGTTTTCTGTCGGGATACGAAGAGCACGTGCATCATCCGGGCGCGGATCTCGTGACAGTGGTGACGCCGGACGATGTGTTCGACTTGAAAGATTCGCGCCTCTCGGGCGGCGTAAAACCGTCCGGATGTAGCGGCTGCAAGTTCTACGATGTTTGTCCTGGCCTACGAGCCGACTACATCGCCCTGCACGGAGGCGACGAGCCTCGCGCCGTCCGGGTCGCTTGA
- a CDS encoding peptidyl-prolyl cis-trans isomerase, giving the protein MAKTPIAILLSIACSSCTTLATGPAWVGGGLDTIGPIRAAEREEAEERERERLAKMPTRVGARHILVMHQKSMQKPESVTRTRDEARARAEECLAALRSGAAWEAVVAECSDEPGAAQRAGDLGVFERGAMVKAFADAAFQLEVRALSDIVETPYGFHIIQRTE; this is encoded by the coding sequence ATGGCCAAGACGCCGATCGCGATTCTCCTGTCCATTGCCTGTTCGTCATGCACGACCTTGGCGACGGGCCCTGCGTGGGTTGGCGGAGGTCTGGACACGATCGGACCCATCCGGGCTGCGGAACGCGAAGAAGCCGAAGAGCGCGAACGCGAACGCTTGGCGAAAATGCCCACGCGTGTTGGAGCGCGCCACATTTTGGTGATGCATCAAAAGTCGATGCAGAAGCCCGAAAGCGTCACGCGCACGCGCGACGAAGCGCGCGCGCGCGCCGAAGAGTGCCTCGCGGCATTACGTTCGGGAGCGGCGTGGGAAGCCGTCGTTGCTGAGTGCTCGGACGAACCCGGAGCTGCCCAGCGAGCTGGGGATCTTGGTGTTTTTGAACGAGGCGCGATGGTCAAGGCGTTTGCCGACGCGGCGTTTCAGCTCGAAGTACGCGCCCTCAGCGACATCGTCGAAACCCCCTACGGCTTTCACATCATTCAACGAACCGAGTGA
- a CDS encoding methyltransferase domain-containing protein, protein MELHSSRRTKTTRSSFLKPTDIVRIVCPRCHGKLQFRGTLLDGHIDRGELPCERCGSTWRVENGMCHLFVEEKVEGTDRMMRFIYNYFSVFHDMSVATLLPLFQVGSPNITEDAFRNGYMPRLDLRSLKPHSDGSPVRILEVGIGTGANLRYVRHDLPARLPVEIWGVDLSPGMLSVLQRKLRRQCDSEVRLLMADAHVLPFPDHSFDRVFHVGGINGFRDAKQALAEMARVAKPGTPIVVADEQLDHSQKPNLYHQAMFKMVTWYDNNPHAPVDALPEGAEDVHVDQLSLFLYSLAFRMPSEERRTQ, encoded by the coding sequence ATGGAGTTACATTCGTCCCGTCGAACCAAAACAACCAGGAGCTCGTTTTTGAAACCGACCGATATCGTGCGTATTGTTTGCCCCCGCTGCCACGGCAAACTCCAATTTCGAGGAACGCTGCTCGATGGCCACATCGATCGTGGCGAATTGCCTTGCGAACGTTGCGGAAGCACTTGGCGAGTGGAAAACGGGATGTGCCACCTCTTCGTGGAGGAGAAGGTCGAAGGAACCGATCGCATGATGCGGTTCATTTACAATTACTTCTCCGTGTTTCACGACATGTCCGTCGCGACGCTGCTGCCCTTGTTTCAGGTTGGGAGCCCGAACATCACCGAAGACGCATTTCGTAATGGCTACATGCCACGCCTCGACCTGCGCTCATTAAAGCCGCACAGCGATGGAAGTCCCGTCAGAATTCTCGAAGTGGGAATCGGCACGGGCGCGAATCTCCGGTACGTGCGGCACGATTTGCCGGCCCGATTGCCCGTCGAAATTTGGGGGGTCGACCTGAGCCCCGGTATGCTGTCGGTGCTTCAGCGCAAATTGCGAAGGCAGTGCGATAGCGAAGTGCGCCTCTTGATGGCGGATGCGCATGTATTGCCCTTCCCGGACCATTCCTTCGATCGCGTATTTCATGTGGGCGGCATCAATGGTTTCCGCGATGCGAAGCAGGCCCTTGCGGAAATGGCACGCGTCGCCAAACCCGGCACGCCCATCGTCGTCGCCGACGAACAGCTCGATCATTCGCAAAAGCCGAATTTGTACCACCAGGCCATGTTCAAAATGGTCACGTGGTACGACAACAATCCGCACGCTCCGGTCGACGCACTACCGGAAGGAGCGGAAGACGTGCACGTCGATCAGCTCAGCCTCTTTTTGTATTCGCTCGCATTCCGCATGCCCAGCGAAGAACGCCGGACGCAATAG
- a CDS encoding patatin-like phospholipase family protein codes for MPLLDNPLEFDKIVRHLRNTSVFRVTSRFDLARMLATASIHNVAAGHSICVPDNAPGAPPATSFYILISGDYELNGATILSGPRDGLVGVEDVVKKVPRSISLTATTKASYIEVQAPSFLGLLESSTPFRQALHPMMDLAPVPTPYVEPVEAGAKGSIVQFVTGIPDMPLSLLIELLAREIVMNFTDHVIVLRACPPGQLPSAAPVHVPGSGLGALFYLFVDPVDVPGVAASYSGQFDYVFLDGVASAAVDIIVKLFFGYAEDYIAPPAVGACRMLQTVIVGQPPLPCAKELYYVNANPTKVTHASDCRLRLDLVKVRALAQVWNPYLPVVSVDDELEREMGVWARALTDRRTGLALAGGGVWSMQSVFIIQELSRRGVPIDVITGASAGAMVGGYYSVLGLEGLDLLVERGDSGVLDLVVALWIFSPCIADAFFEHDLGHTCLQNLDVSFHPNSTNLTKGEGVAFTRGPTVSAMRAAASAPPLFPPTFSGSERFVDGAFSNNLAAQILPYFGANLTLGANTYPPSNRPKPVWVPNIFTRITSLGPINRMVDFTIALNLLANLTGKVEGGYADVPYNATSNFALPFLVTSNFRYASKMVAHASQDPAVLAAIDDFTARWEHLRYRGGRTWDTMPA; via the coding sequence ATGCCGTTGCTCGATAATCCGTTGGAATTTGATAAGATCGTTCGGCATCTTCGCAACACGTCCGTGTTTCGAGTGACGAGTCGTTTCGACCTGGCGCGCATGCTGGCAACGGCGTCGATCCACAACGTCGCGGCGGGGCACTCGATCTGCGTGCCAGACAATGCGCCGGGTGCGCCGCCAGCGACGTCGTTTTACATTCTGATTTCGGGGGACTACGAGCTCAACGGTGCGACGATTCTGAGCGGACCACGCGATGGTCTCGTCGGCGTCGAAGACGTAGTCAAAAAGGTGCCGCGTTCCATTTCGCTCACGGCGACGACGAAGGCCTCGTACATCGAAGTGCAGGCGCCGAGTTTCCTTGGATTGCTCGAGTCTTCGACACCTTTTCGGCAAGCATTGCATCCCATGATGGATCTTGCCCCGGTACCGACGCCATACGTCGAGCCTGTTGAAGCTGGCGCCAAGGGAAGCATCGTCCAGTTCGTCACGGGTATTCCCGATATGCCGCTCTCGCTGCTCATCGAGCTTTTGGCACGCGAAATCGTAATGAATTTCACGGATCATGTGATTGTTCTGCGCGCGTGTCCGCCGGGGCAGCTTCCGAGTGCTGCCCCTGTGCACGTGCCAGGCTCTGGGCTCGGTGCACTTTTCTATCTATTTGTCGATCCGGTCGACGTGCCGGGTGTGGCGGCCTCGTACAGCGGCCAATTCGACTACGTGTTTCTCGATGGCGTCGCTTCGGCCGCGGTCGATATCATCGTGAAGCTCTTCTTCGGCTATGCCGAGGATTACATTGCGCCGCCGGCGGTCGGAGCTTGCCGCATGCTGCAGACGGTCATCGTCGGGCAGCCTCCGCTTCCGTGTGCCAAAGAGCTGTATTACGTCAATGCCAACCCCACGAAAGTCACGCATGCGAGCGATTGTCGATTGCGCCTCGATTTGGTGAAAGTGCGTGCGCTTGCGCAAGTATGGAATCCGTATTTGCCCGTCGTGTCCGTCGATGACGAGCTCGAGCGCGAAATGGGCGTGTGGGCTCGAGCTTTGACGGATCGGCGAACGGGGCTCGCATTGGCCGGAGGTGGTGTATGGTCGATGCAATCGGTGTTCATCATTCAGGAATTGAGCCGGCGGGGTGTCCCGATCGATGTCATCACCGGTGCGAGCGCGGGGGCCATGGTCGGCGGATACTATAGCGTGCTCGGGCTCGAAGGATTGGATTTGCTGGTCGAGCGTGGCGATAGTGGGGTGCTCGATCTCGTGGTGGCATTGTGGATATTCTCTCCATGCATTGCCGATGCGTTTTTCGAGCACGATCTTGGCCACACGTGCCTCCAGAACCTCGACGTGTCTTTTCACCCCAATTCGACGAACCTCACGAAGGGCGAGGGCGTGGCGTTCACACGCGGCCCGACGGTATCGGCCATGCGCGCCGCCGCATCGGCACCGCCGTTATTTCCGCCGACATTCAGCGGTTCGGAGCGATTCGTCGACGGCGCGTTCTCGAATAACCTTGCAGCTCAAATTCTTCCCTATTTTGGCGCCAATCTGACCCTCGGTGCCAATACCTATCCACCGTCGAATCGGCCCAAACCTGTGTGGGTGCCCAATATCTTCACTCGAATCACGAGCCTTGGGCCGATCAACCGGATGGTCGATTTCACGATCGCCCTGAATCTCTTGGCCAATCTCACGGGCAAGGTCGAAGGTGGTTACGCGGACGTGCCATACAATGCAACGTCGAATTTTGCGCTTCCGTTCTTGGTGACGTCCAATTTCCGTTACGCGTCGAAGATGGTTGCGCATGCTTCGCAAGATCCTGCCGTTCTCGCGGCCATTGACGATTTCACCGCGCGGTGGGAGCACTTGCGTTATCGCGGAGGCCGCACGTGGGACACGATGCCCGCCTGA
- a CDS encoding acyltransferase family protein, whose product MNLGPAAARAAWQSYWTAMRYYHRFEVRGLENVERSGPAMIVGYHGRGVAHDMIMLASLLYERSGAETRAVIHQKVVELPVLGWLPQGLGYVPGDGPELEAVFARGESLMVTPAGPIEGCRSFRERYKVNWGNRLGYLKMALKYRLPIIPTAGTGVDDTYIGLNNGYEWGKRFDASSIAKLIRWPGGFPLWFAFGATGPWPMTLPFPVKIVCHVGKPIDLEAEGPVDPSDRKALMRLHERVTGTVQKLLDEGRGKRTS is encoded by the coding sequence ATGAATCTTGGACCCGCAGCGGCGCGTGCCGCATGGCAATCGTATTGGACCGCGATGCGGTATTATCATCGTTTCGAGGTTCGGGGTCTCGAAAATGTGGAACGCTCGGGCCCTGCCATGATCGTGGGGTATCACGGTCGAGGCGTCGCGCATGACATGATCATGCTCGCGTCCCTTCTTTACGAACGTAGCGGCGCTGAAACTCGCGCCGTCATTCATCAAAAAGTCGTCGAATTGCCCGTCCTCGGCTGGCTTCCCCAGGGGCTTGGGTACGTGCCTGGCGATGGCCCCGAATTGGAAGCGGTATTCGCTCGCGGGGAATCGCTCATGGTCACCCCCGCGGGCCCCATCGAGGGATGTCGCAGTTTTCGGGAGCGGTACAAAGTCAATTGGGGAAATCGCCTCGGCTACCTGAAAATGGCGCTCAAATACCGCTTACCCATCATTCCAACAGCAGGAACCGGCGTCGACGACACCTACATCGGGCTCAACAATGGATACGAGTGGGGCAAACGTTTCGATGCGTCGTCCATTGCCAAACTCATTCGTTGGCCAGGAGGATTCCCCCTTTGGTTTGCATTCGGCGCCACTGGGCCCTGGCCCATGACGCTCCCATTTCCCGTCAAAATCGTTTGTCATGTCGGCAAACCTATCGACCTCGAAGCCGAGGGTCCCGTCGATCCTTCCGATCGCAAAGCGCTCATGCGGCTTCACGAACGCGTGACGGGTACGGTGCAAAAGCTCTTGGACGAAGGTCGCGGAAAACGAACGTCATGA
- a CDS encoding ketoacyl-ACP synthase III, which produces MIPARILGTGSFLAGRRVPTEEVARNAVPGKDPADVERKIGIATRYWVDSDTKAADIGAEALTRALEASGISKSDLRRIIFVSSTGGDMLIPGTAHLVCDRLGLHDTCDAFDINNSCAGFLTALDIASRSVATGLGPVGIVSGEIFSRYLPVEKPRPYLVMGDAAAAAIVGPTTQKEGLLASHLASSAELRREVTMQHPGLSSPPTFLQFDATYEKLTDVAVDALAKSSKAALAAAGIELRDVEWFLPHQPNGRMLEKILAVMNVPFERTPTVVEEIGSVGSASVPVSLDRLMRSGKVRPGDRILMAAVGAGTGYGAVLFQVGTR; this is translated from the coding sequence ATGATTCCCGCACGTATTCTCGGCACGGGAAGTTTCCTTGCCGGTCGTCGAGTTCCTACCGAGGAAGTTGCTCGCAATGCAGTGCCTGGGAAGGACCCGGCCGACGTCGAGCGCAAGATTGGCATTGCAACTCGGTATTGGGTCGATTCCGACACGAAAGCTGCCGACATTGGTGCCGAAGCATTGACGCGGGCGCTCGAAGCGTCCGGGATATCCAAATCGGACCTTCGTCGCATCATTTTCGTTAGTTCCACCGGTGGCGACATGCTCATTCCGGGAACTGCACACCTCGTTTGCGACAGATTGGGTCTGCACGACACGTGCGATGCATTCGACATCAACAATTCATGCGCGGGCTTTCTCACGGCGCTCGATATTGCATCGCGTTCGGTGGCCACGGGACTGGGTCCTGTGGGAATCGTATCGGGTGAAATCTTTTCTCGATACCTCCCCGTGGAAAAACCCCGCCCGTATCTGGTCATGGGCGATGCGGCTGCGGCCGCAATCGTCGGCCCGACGACGCAAAAAGAAGGACTGCTCGCGTCGCACCTTGCAAGCTCGGCCGAATTGCGGCGCGAAGTCACGATGCAACACCCGGGTTTGTCATCGCCGCCGACATTTTTGCAATTCGATGCGACATACGAAAAATTGACCGACGTCGCCGTCGATGCGCTTGCAAAGAGCTCGAAAGCCGCTCTTGCCGCGGCGGGTATCGAGCTTCGTGACGTCGAATGGTTTTTACCTCATCAGCCGAATGGACGCATGCTCGAAAAAATCCTCGCGGTGATGAACGTGCCGTTCGAACGGACGCCGACCGTCGTCGAGGAAATTGGCAGCGTCGGTTCGGCATCGGTCCCCGTGAGCCTTGATCGGCTCATGCGTAGCGGTAAAGTTCGTCCGGGCGATCGTATTTTGATGGCCGCGGTTGGCGCAGGCACCGGGTATGGTGCTGTTCTTTTTCAAGTAGGAACGAGATGA
- a CDS encoding SDR family oxidoreductase yields the protein MTQKTPCDRWALVLGASCGTGGAIARALARDPGMHVFGIHRGNHPSEADRVKEAVLATGHEIHFRIGDAGTLEGVLGGVEEIQSVAGPRSIGIVVHSLANASVGRLASREADQITPRQVHKTFDSMAHSFLFWTQELFKRNLLAPGAHILGLTNWMTDSVLPGTALIAATKEVLGVYTRHLARELGPHGYRVNLLKFGGVFTPAVEKTFGEARLERLRRVLSRLATSHSISTVDEVAHFVSVLAGDASSRFNGATIDFTGGESQGFFDVIMNASCDCDDDE from the coding sequence ATGACGCAAAAGACTCCGTGCGATCGATGGGCACTCGTACTTGGCGCGTCGTGCGGAACGGGCGGCGCCATTGCTCGTGCGCTCGCACGTGACCCCGGTATGCATGTTTTCGGCATTCACCGAGGCAATCATCCATCCGAGGCCGATCGGGTCAAGGAAGCCGTGCTCGCAACCGGACACGAGATTCATTTTCGTATTGGGGATGCAGGCACGCTCGAAGGAGTTTTGGGCGGCGTCGAAGAAATTCAATCGGTCGCGGGCCCTCGGAGCATTGGGATCGTGGTGCATTCGCTTGCCAATGCCTCCGTAGGACGATTGGCTTCCCGAGAAGCGGATCAAATCACGCCGCGCCAAGTGCACAAAACCTTCGATTCCATGGCGCATTCTTTCTTGTTCTGGACGCAGGAGCTTTTCAAACGCAACCTGCTCGCCCCCGGAGCGCACATTCTCGGATTGACCAACTGGATGACGGATTCCGTGCTGCCCGGCACGGCGCTCATTGCTGCGACCAAGGAAGTGCTGGGCGTGTATACGCGGCATTTGGCACGCGAGCTCGGGCCGCACGGTTATCGCGTCAATCTATTGAAATTCGGCGGCGTTTTTACGCCCGCCGTCGAAAAAACGTTCGGCGAGGCGCGCCTCGAACGGCTTCGCCGAGTGCTCAGTCGTCTTGCGACGTCGCACAGCATTTCGACCGTGGACGAGGTAGCGCATTTCGTATCCGTATTGGCCGGCGACGCGTCGTCGCGTTTCAATGGTGCTACCATCGATTTCACCGGCGGTGAATCGCAAGGCTTTTTCGACGTGATCATGAACGCGAGCTGCGATTGCGACGACGACGAATAG